The Kluyveromyces lactis strain NRRL Y-1140 chromosome D complete sequence genome has a window encoding:
- the GAS5 gene encoding 1,3-beta-glucanosyltransferase (similar to uniprot|Q08193 Saccharomyces cerevisiae YOL030W GAS5 Putative 1,3-beta-glucanosyltransferase has similarity to Gas1p localizes to the cell wall), protein MKFSKVSSLVSGLLTIGLALAQTDSATSSGTNSTSGSLPVIEINGNAFFNSESGDRFYIRGVDYQPGGSSNLTDPLGDVSVCSRDIPYFEELGLNTIRVYTIDNSLDHTECMQLLEKAGIYLILDLNTPGASISRISPQCSYNADYLQSVFATVDEFVSYNNTLGFFAGNEVINSENTTNTAVYVKATVRDIKKYMKARNYRAVPVGYSAADVSSNRQLAAEYFNCGDDADARIDMFGVNDYSWCGSSSFQVSGYANKMELYKNYSIPIFLSEYGCNEVVSSRPFTEVGAIYSTKMSSVFSGGLVYEYSQESNKYGLVQIDGDSVTTLDDFDNLKAEFEKVQNPAGDGGYYADNDYSECPSYEAGVWESNSTLPDMPSAASIYFKSGAGEPMGTGIITQEMCDDDEEDVDDNTTSGSGSSTTSSSSSSKSTSSTDGNSTSSSSSKSSGLAASMEIPSIMYGVLAICSYLL, encoded by the coding sequence ATGAAGTTCAGTaaggtttcttcattggtttCTGGACTTTTGACCATTGGTCTGGCTTTAGCACAAACGGATAGTGCTACATCTAGCGGTACCAATAGCACTTCTGGCTCGCTTCCtgtcattgaaattaatgGTAATGcgtttttcaattctgaaTCAGGTGACCGGTTCTACATCCGTGGTGTCGATTATCAACCAGGTGGATCATCTAACTTGACTGATCCATTAGGTGACGTTTCTGTTTGTTCAAGAGACATCCCATACTTCGAAGAACTTGGTTTGAACACTATCAGAGTTTACACTATCGATAACTCCTTGGATCATACCGAATGTATGCaacttttggaaaaagCCGGTATCTATTTGATTCTAGATTTGAACACTCCTGGTGCTTCAATCTCTAGAATCAGTCCTCAATGTTCGTACAACGCTGATTATTTGCAAAGTGTGTTTGCCACAGTGGACGAGTTTGTCTCGTACAATAACACTTTGGGGTTCTTTGCTGGTAACGAAGTTATCAACAGTGAAAATACCACGAATACTGCCGTTTACGTCAAGGCCACTGTTAGAGATATTAAGAAATACATGAAGGCTAGAAATTATAGAGCTGTTCCAGTTGGTTACTCTGCTGCTGATGTGTCATCCAACCGTCAATTGGCTGCGGAATATTTCAACTGTGGGGATGATGCCGATGCAAGAATCGATATGTTCGGTGTTAACGATTACTCGTGGTGCGGTTCGTCTTCTTTCCAAGTCTCCGGTTATGCCAACAAGATGGAACTTTACAAGAACTATTCGATCCCAATCTTCTTGAGTGAATACGGTTGTAACGAGGTCGTCTCTTCAAGACCATTCACTGAAGTCGGTGCCATTTACTCTACCAAAATGTCCTCTGTGTTCTCCGGAGGATTGGTCTACGAATACTCTCAAGAGAGTAACAAGTACGGGTTAGTTCAAATAGATGGTGACTCTGTTACCACTTTGGATGATTTCGATAACTTGAAGGCCGAATTCGAAAAGGTGCAAAACCCAGCAGGTGACGGTGGATACTACGCCGATAACGATTACTCCGAATGTCCTTCATACGAGGCAGGTGTTTGGGAATCAAACAGCACTTTGCCAGATATGCCATCTGCTGCTTCCATCTATTTCAAATCCGGTGCTGGTGAACCAATGGGTACCGGTATCATCACCCAGGAAATGTGTGAcgatgatgaggaagatgtAGATGATAACACTACTTCTGGTTCTGGCTCCAGTACTacttcctcttcttcttcttctaaatCTACTTCATCTACTGATGGTAACTCTacctcttcatcatcttccaaatccaGTGGATTGGCTGCTTCCATGGAGATCCCATCTATCATGTATGGTGTGCTTGCTATTTGCTCATATTTGCTTTAA
- the EST3 gene encoding telomerase subunit EST3 (similar to uniprot|Q03096 Saccharomyces cerevisiae YIL009C-A EST3 Component of the telomerase holoenzyme involved in telomere replication), with translation MPNVVLSSRLTNNDSVFLQEWIKPSVRPYYLKNEKTKFWPEQRELVTDLLEHDIIESAFQTALNPAPQRFVRIVKFHRVNDYTVYATIRDSTALILCYFTVDCVLDYETINNDRITLNTLNTLFVIGNVTLQFWNHRECKLWFNQDFPGLRMVPVLKIEKARMFDRDQISSNVQFEWVYDTLHG, from the coding sequence ATGCCCAATGTTgtactttcttcaagattaACGAATAATGATTCAGTGTTCTTGCAGGAATGGATTAAACCTTCGGTAAGGCCTTATTATTtaaagaatgaaaagacGAAATTCTGGCCAGAACAACGTGAACTGGTAACGGACTTACTAGAACATGATATCATAGAGTCAGCTTTCCAAACGGCTTTGAATCCCGCACCTCAGAGGTTCGTCAGAATTGTTAAATTCCATAGAGTAAACGATTACACCGTTTATGCAACGATTAGAGACTCTACAGCATTAATTCTATGCTACTTCACTGTAGACTGCGTGCTAGATTACGAAACTATAAACAATGATAGGATCACATTGAATACACTGAATACGTTGTTCGTCATCGGCAATGTAACCCTACAGTTTTGGAACCACAGAGAGTGCAAATTATGGTTCAATCAGGATTTTCCTGGACTTCGAATGGTCCCCGTGCTCAAGATTGAAAAGGCCCGGATGTTTGACAGAGACCAGATCTCGTCCAATGTCCAATTTGAATGGGTATATGACACACTTCATGGTTGA
- the DOT5 gene encoding thioredoxin peroxidase DOT5 (similar to uniprot|P40553 Saccharomyces cerevisiae YIL010W DOT5 Nuclear thiol peroxidase): MVELRRSNRISAKKEPLDSESAEPIKVKAKTESKVTKPNGKKEVKNEDSANKLAELQIGDDIPDLTLLNQDDEPISLKEVASKNKLVVFFAYPKASTPGCTRQACGYRDNYSELKEHAAVFGLSADAPKSQKSFQTKQALPFDLLSDPKREFIGALGAKKTAVSGVVRSHWIFKNGKLEVKRVQVSPEVSIEEGKKEVLELAKSL, from the coding sequence ATGGTTGAATTACGTCGTTCTAATAGAATCTCTGCTAAGAAAGAACCTTTAGATTCCGAATCTGCTGAACCCATCAAGGTAAAGGCAAAGACAGAATCAAAGGTTACCAAGCCAAACGGAAAAAAAGAGgttaaaaatgaagataGTGCCAATAAGCTAGCTGAGTTGCAAATTGGTGATGACATTCCTGATCTAACTCTACTAAATCAGGATGACGAGCCGATATCGTTGAAAGAAGTTGCCTCCAAGAATAAATTAGTGGTGTTCTTTGCTTATCCAAAGGCCAGTACACCTGGTTGTACTAGACAAGCGTGTGGCTACAGAGACAATTATAGCGAATTGAAGGAACACGCTGCTGTTTTTGGACTAAGTGCTGACGCTCCAAAGTCTCAGAAGAGTTTCCAAACTAAGCAAGCCTTGCCTTTTGATCTATTAAGCGACCCTAAACGTGAATTTATCGGAGCTTTGGGTGCTAAGAAGACAGCTGTTTCTGGTGTTGTCAGATCTCACTGGATCTTCAAGAACGGTAAACTAGAAGTGAAGAGGGTTCAAGTTTCACCTGAGGTCAgtattgaagaaggtaaGAAAGAGGTTTTAGAATTGGCCAAGTCTTTATAA
- the APM1 gene encoding Apm1p (similar to uniprot|Q00776 Saccharomyces cerevisiae YPL259C APM1 medium subunit of the clathrin-associated protein complex), translating into MASYVAFCDSKGKPLLSRRYQDDVSQSAVESFQHLLLEREQESSVMPPCFHHNGIHYMYVQYNDVYVLALTRSVSVNATTMFAFMYKLINVVEEYVKRVEEESIRDNYIIIYELLDEMMDKGVPQVTETKMLKQYITQKSFKLTRSAKKQKNVARPPTELTNSVSWRPEGIKYKKNEAFLDVIESINMLMTQQGQVLRSEILGTVKVRSRLSGMPDLKLGLNDKGIFTTNDQEDSPEPVVSSKKKNSNIELEDLKFHQCVRLSKFENEKIITFIPPDGEFDLMTYRLSTPIKPLIWCDVKVQVHSGSRIEIHCRAKAQIKKKSVANNVEILIPIPEDADSPTFKYSRGNIKWVPEKNAILWKFSSFQGGKEYSMAAQLGLPSVSDAEPPKLKRPVQIKFQIPYFTTSGIQVRYLKIEEPKLQYNSYPWVRYITQSGDDYTIRL; encoded by the coding sequence ATGGCTTCGTACGTTGCATTTTGTGATTCAAAGGGTAAGCCACTACTCTCGAGAAGATACCAAGATGATGTCTCACAGTCTGCTGTCGAATCGTTCCAGCATTTGTTACTAGAAAGAGAACAGGAAAGCAGTGTCATGCCTCCTTGTTTCCATCACAATGGGATTCACTACATGTACGTGCAGTATAACGATGTTTACGTGCTAGCATTGACCAGGTCAGTATCCGTTAATGCTACCACTATGTTCGCCTTCATGTACAAGTTGATCAATGTAGTTGAGGAGTACGTGAAAAGGGTGGAAGAAGAGTCAATCAGAGATAATTATATTATCATATACGAACTTTTAGACGAAATGATGGATAAAGGCGTTCCGCAAGTGACAGAAACGAAAATGTTGAAACAGTATATTACTCAGAAGTCATTCAAATTGACTAGGTCAGCgaagaagcaaaagaaTGTGGCTAGACCACCAACCGAATTGACCAATTCTGTCAGTTGGAGACCAGAGGGTATCAAGTACAAGAAGAACGAAGCGTTCTTGGATGTAATCGAATCGATCAATATGCTAATGACACAGCAGGGCCAAGTATTAAGATCTGAGATCTTGGGTACTGTCAAAGTTAGATCCCGTTTATCTGGTATGcctgatttgaaattgggtTTGAATGATAAAGGTATTTTCACAACTAatgatcaagaagattcaCCTGAACCTGTAGTTtcttcgaagaaaaagaatagTAATATAGAACTTGAGGATCTAAAATTCCATCAATGTGTGAGATTGAGCAAGTTTgagaatgaaaagattatcACGTTCATCCCACCTGATGGGGAATTTGATCTAATGACTTATAGACTCTCTACCCCGATCAAACCTTTGATATGGTGTGACGTTAAGGTACAGGTACATTCAGGGTCTCGTATCGAGATTCACTGTAGGGCAAAGGCACAAATTAAAAAGAAGTCAGTAGCGAATAATGTGGAGATTTTAATACCGATTCCGGAAGACGCAGATTCGCCCACGTTCAAATATTCTCGTGGTAATATCAAGTGGGTTCCTGAAAAGAATGCAATTCTATGGAAATTTAGTAGTTTCCAAGGTGGTAAAGAGTACTCAATGGCTGCGCAACTGGGGTTGCCCTCAGTCTCTGATGCTGAACCACCAAAATTAAAAAGACCAGTACAAatcaaattccaaattcCTTATTTCACAACATCCGGTATTCAAGTTCGTTATTTGAAAATCGAAGAACCAAAGCTACAGTATAATAGTTATCCTTGGGTACGTTACATTACGCAGAGCGGAGACGATTACACCATCAGGCTGTGA
- the SLG1 gene encoding Slg1p (some similarities with uniprot|P54867 Saccharomyces cerevisiae YOR008C SLG1 Protein involved in cell wall integrity and stress response), with protein MIQVGRFFGYGNNGGLASEPSFKYRFAGSNLGVSSRKLPLLKLFVSVVLIHLWFTTPNSRFGVYALTEVGCFSSLPSSFGDGSTYEFQSSAHCASECSGSQYMALYNHDECFCGDDDPSGSSSTSSSCNAYCYGYGSEMCGGENAYLVYALSDSTSSGGSSSSSSSSSSSSSSSSSSTSSSSNSGTTTTLAGTSSADSSTQASITSSPSSATDGSNSSGDDEPSVVYSTSIKTVSGSVQYVTTNIVTASSTSGSSSSNNNSNSSSSKKTQVGPIVGGVVGGVVGLVLVVLAVILILRHISRRREDERMEKEYQEAIKPVDYDEHRDNYFTSSASDYMHPGDSDGSGNGHGLDTSIATATAAGAAGAAGGLGSGLGRTPSSGIPLSESQGTVSNPFADSKRTSNGSLFDSPDLHHEQQNKLTVVNPDE; from the coding sequence ATGATTCAAGTAGGACGATTTTTTGGTTATGGAAATAATGGAGGGCTCGCTAGCGAGCCCTCTTTTAAGTACCGATTTGCTGGATCAAATTTGGGAGTTTCCTCGAGGAAACTCCCTTTACTGAAACTTTTCGTTTCAGTAGTTCTCATACACCTGTGGTTCACCACACCGAATTCACGATTCGGTGTATATGCACTCACCGAGGTTGGATGTTTCAGTTCGCTTCCCTCGTCATTTGGTGACGGTAGCACTTATGAATTTCAGTCTAGTGCGCATTGTGCTTCAGAATGTTCCGGATCACAGTATATGGCTTTATACAACCATGACGAATGTTTCTGTGGTGACGATGATCCTTCAGGATCCAGTTCCACGTCCAGCAGTTGTAACGCGTATTGTTACGGTTACGGCTCTGAAATGTGCGGTGGTGAAAACGCTTATCTGGTGTACGCATTGAGTGATAGCACTTCTTCGGGAGGTTCGAGTTCAAGTTCGAGTTCAAGTTCGAGTTCAAGTTCAAGTTCAAGTTCCAGTACCAGTTCTAGTTCCAATTCAGGTACTACGACGACACTGGCCGGTACTTCAAGTGCGGATAGTAGTACACAAGCGTCCATTACAAGTAGTCCCTCTTCAGCAACGGACGGTAGCAATTCGTCTGGGGACGATGAACCAAGTGTCGTATATTCCACATCCATTAAAACCGTAAGTGGATCAGTACAATACGTGACGACAAACATCGTGACAGCAAGTTCGACTTCGGGATCCTCAAGCtcaaacaacaacagcaattCCTCCTCATCGAAAAAGACACAAGTTGGGCCCATCGTAGGCGGTGTCGTTGGAGGTGTCGTGGGTCTGGTTTTGGTAGTCTTGGCTGTCATTTTAATACTAAGACATAtctcaagaagaagagaggACGAACGTATGGAAAAGGAATACCAAGAGGCTATCAAACCGGTGGACTACGATGAACATAGAGATAACTACTTTACTTCCTCTGCTTCAGATTACATGCACCCTGGAGACAGCGATGGAAGTGGGAATGGACATGGACTCGATACTAGTATCGCtacagcaacagcagcgGGAGCTGCTGGTGCTGCAGGAGGACTGGGATCCGGGTTGGGACGAACGCCATCTTCTGGAATACCGTTATCAGAATCCCAAGGAACTGTGTCTAACCCATTCGCCGACTCGAAAAGAACCAGTAACGGTTCACTTTTCGATTCACCCGACCTGCATCATGAACAACAGAATAAACTTACCGTTGTTAACCCGGATGAATAG
- a CDS encoding uncharacterized protein (some similarities with uniprot|P40574 Saccharomyces cerevisiae YIR018W YAP5 bZIP transcription factor): MIVYQDLKPKYHTQMQNHHSQYGHGQGHGQGQQVLLLAAAAADATESATAAGTPSGSGGSANGSGSTSTIQLSRKWVLPPKVKSSRKLSTTTITTATTATASNASNTSPSSPNSPSNKGLSPRDGSMDDSNQYFTSRSSNYAEKRRKQNREAQRAYRERKANKLHELQHTIDMWRDKCEAMQQDVNMWKSRYDSLALENKNSALAYESRLTWYVQENSKLKDTIRKLHDRTPTPATPGTSAPANGTPVETKPNQANTPSNMEIQFDSSGKPSCSICVDGSCICEELNGSDAADQASRAQTALHPQFLNLKYSFQDPLLQQTLDNWKPMKPVTIESSKKRLNESSRLPQFKRMKSESVPLNIDSDFPSFSVSSSNSSSTNNIAAVVAAGATTGAAGTSATNNSNIDENCGFCSESSTCLCREAQEEANRNACTQEPGSCTNCQNDATSKKFCENVVNLARSSSSSSSSAEEYIPINDAFQRIKKHMKSSSNFSPNNIKYDELAIKGRKVQLKSVMDIIQDMNKNFI; the protein is encoded by the coding sequence ATGATAGTGTATCAGGATTTGAAGCCGAAGTATCACACACAGATGCAGAATCATCATTCGCAGTACGGCCATGGTCAGGGCCATGGTCAGGGCCAACAGGTACTGCTGCttgcagcagcagcagctgATGCTACGGAAAGTGCTACTGCCGCAGGAACCCCCAGCGGTTCTGGTGGCTCTGCTAATGGTAGTGGCAGTACTAGCACCATCCAGCTATCGAGGAAATGGGTGCTTCCACCAAAGGTGAAGTCTAGTCGGAAACTTAGTACCACCACCATTACTACTGCTACTACTGCTACCGCTTCCAACGCTAGCAATACGTCGCCCTCGTCACCCAACAGTCCTTCCAATAAAGGCTTGTCTCCGAGAGATGGTTCCATGGATGATTCGAATCAGTATTTTACGTCTAGGTCTTCTAACTACGCAGAGAAACGCAGGAAACAGAATAGAGAAGCTCAGAGGGCTTATAGGGAACGTAAGGCTAACAAGTTGCATGAGCTGCAGCATACGATAGATATGTGGAGAGATAAATGCGAGGCCATGCAGCAGGACGTCAACATGTGGAAATCGAGGTACGATTCCTTGGCTTTAGAGAATAAGAATTCGGCCCTGGCGTATGAATCAAGACTTACTTGGTACGTTCAAGAGAATTCTAAACTTAAGGACACTATTAGAAAGCTACATGACAGGACGCCCACTCCGGCTACTCCCGGGACTAGTGCTCCGGCAAATGGCACACCAGTTGAAACAAAGCCGAACCAGGCTAACACACCTTCCAACATGGAAATTCAATTCGATAGTTCTGGCAAACCTTCGTGTTCAATTTGCGTGGATGGTTCGTGTATATGTGAGGAACTTAACGGCTCTGACGCCGCGGATCAGGCATCTCGAGCTCAGACTGCTCTTCATCCACAATTTCTTAATCTCAAATATTCCTTCCAGGACCCGCTCCTGCAACAAACTTTAGATAACTGGAAACCAATGAAACCAGTGACTATCGAATCATCCAAGAAAAGACTCAATGAATCGTCAAGGCTACCACAgttcaaaagaatgaaaagtGAATCTGTTCCTTTGAATATAGATAGTGATTTCCCATCCTTTAGCGTATCgtcttctaattcttcttctactaATAATATCGCTGCAGTAGTCGCTGCAGGTGCCACTACAGGCGCTGCTGGCACTTCTGCCACGAATAACTCCAATATAGATGAGAACTGTGGATTCTGTTCAGAAAGTTCCACCTGTCTTTGTAGAGAAGCTCAGGAAGAAGCTAACAGGAATGCATGTACACAAGAACCTGGTTCGTGCACAAATTGTCAAAATGACGCTACTAGTAAGAAATTCTGTGAAAATGTTGTGAACCTGGCAAGATCTTCCTCATCCAGCTCTTCAAGCGCCGAAGAATATATCCCAATTAACGATGCCTTCCAAAGGATTAAGAAACAcatgaaaagttcaagCAATTTCTCTCCTAATAATATAAAATACGATGAACTAGCCATCAAGGGAAGGAAAGTTCAACTTAAGAGTGTGATGGATATAATTCAGGATATGAACAAGAATTTTATCTAA
- the CUB1 gene encoding Cub1p (similar to uniprot|Q08977 YPL260W Saccharomyces cerevisiae Hypothetical ORF), translated as MSVNSHPMAVPHEEEEILTYFLDVRSFLSKMKQNRSQFLNSKDVMDTYQKVLTKVRELDELRKNSHATPSNSATTLIHSSELHNRVDSVIDDVFQLLSLSFLTVGLKNSAPATYASLSTVQSLLEHLNESNVYTHHDLRPIKERLNEVSAIVEQNKYVSNSDTQSVNADADDIGEFALQKDEELNKNKIEEDLLLRAKLKHCIDEYNAIESKLEEIHPDLQSTMEALFQIRRGLLSLASSTKRPHQKQLVPDPAVLSVESEASEKKNVLPDQVIDEKLKQLQEQLEKLESHRDINGKFKSLETDKVEEKGQNVLNGLLDDCHDLVNDLSHQKDGGISLDTKLQPIYDQLVDIKTTLENLLVTRRWTLRETDLFTYQKKLGEIDNLRVNGKFPTDHPDSKGQSILLYLLRRCYAIIYKLLESSEPVSESLQRVHNQLSTVRRCLLELKRMGGVDNDRELYPYQMKLASLDNMRVDGKFYDTDGNIPEGQGTLNALLAECFDIIHELKIEAEERVEERVDIHDDGEESVEMTKDPTMRDVQERPTARYMDVYAHDDEGNDDDDEDDADDNNFSEHSYDEEEYTTTSYADD; from the coding sequence ATGTCCGTTAATTCTCATCCTATGGCAGTTCCTCATGAAGAGGAGGAAATTCTGACTTATTTCCTTGATGTCCGGTCGTTTTTGTCAAAGATGAAACAGAATAGATCTCAATTCCTTAACTCTAAGGATGTTATGGACACTTATCAGAAAGTGTTGACAAAAGTCAGGGAGTTGGATGAATTGCGTAAGAATTCGCATGCTACTCCTTCAAATTCTGCCACTACGCTGATTCATAGTTCGGAATTGCACAATAGAGTCGATTCTGTTATCGATGATGTTTTCCAGTTATTGTCATTGAGTTTCTTGACCGttggtttgaaaaattcagcTCCAGCAACTTATGCTTCGCTCTCGACCGTGCAGAGCTTGTTGGAACATTTAAACGAATCGAACGTTTATACCCATCACGACTTAAGACCTATTAAAGAGAGACTTAATGAGGTCAGTGCCATCGTGGAACAAAACAAGTATGTTAGTAATAGCGACACTCAGAGCGTAAATGCAGATGCAGATGATATAGGAGAATTTGCTTTGcagaaagatgaagagttGAACAAGAATAAGATCGAAGAAGATCTGTTGTTAAGAGCCAAGCTAAAGCATTGTATCGACGAATATAACGCCATCGAGTCGAAGTTAGAAGAGATCCATCCGGACTTGCAATCTACCATGGAGGCATTGTTCCAAATTAGAAGAGGTCTACTGTCACTGGCATCTTCTACAAAGAGGCCTCATCAGAAGCAATTGGTACCGGATCCGGCTGTTCTTTCGGTGGAAAGTGAGGCATcggaaaagaagaatgtgTTACCAGATCAAGTGAtcgatgaaaaattgaaacagcTACAAGAACAATTGGAGAAGTTAGAATCTCATCGTGATATCAACGGGAAGTTCAAATCTTTGGAGACCGATAAAGTCGAAGAAAAAGGCCAAAACGTTCTAAACGGTTTATTAGACGATTGTCATGATTTGGTAAATGATTTGTCCCATCAAAAGGATGGTGGTATCTCTCTCGACACCAAGTTGCAACCTATCTATGATCAACTAGTGGACATCAAGACtactttggaaaatttgTTAGTAACCAGAAGATGGACTCTAAGAGAAACTGATCTTTTCACATACCAAAAGAAACTAGGAGAAATCGATAACTTGAGAGTTAACGGTAAATTCCCAACGGACCACCCTGATTCTAAGGGCCAATCGATTTTGTTGTACTTATTGCGTAGGTGCTACGCCATCATTTATAAACTCTTAGAATCATCTGAACCGGTATCTGAATCTTTGCAAAGAGTTCATAACCAATTGTCAACAGTACGCAGATGCCTattagaattgaaaagaatgggTGGTGTAGACAACGACCGCGAATTGTATCCATACCAGATGAAGCTAGCGTCCTTGGACAATATGCGTGTTGATGGTAAATTCTACGATACAGATGGTAATATCCCTGAAGGTCAAGGTACTCTAAACGCCTTGCTTGCCGAATGTTTCGATATCATTcatgaattgaagatcGAAGCTGAGGAAAGAGTAGAAGAAAGAGTGGATATACATGATGACGGTGAAGAATCAGTGGAAATGACAAAGGATCCAACCATGAGAGACGTCCAAGAACGGCCAACTGCGAGATACATGGACGTGTACGCTCATGATGACGAAGgtaatgatgatgacgatgaagatgatgctgATGATAACAACTTTAGTGAACATAGTTACGACGAAGAAGAGTATACAACTACCAGTTACGCGGATGATTAG
- the ADI1 gene encoding acireductone dioxygenase (Ni2+-requiring) (similar to uniprot|Q03677 Saccharomyces cerevisiae YMR009W ADI1 Predicted acireductone dioxygenease of the methionine salvage pathway), giving the protein MVKAYIHDNDSSVDFREDHDTGKPVSLEKLEQIGLIYRKFDTQEEVDQFAQDRDYKNRDIVNITVNSFPDEETMISKLNVFYAEHLHEDEEIRYCLDGEGFFDVRDPFTEEWIRCRVQKGDLLVLPAGIYHRFTLTSDNYIKALRLFKEEPKWLAYNRPDADDNRYRQEYLTQVGL; this is encoded by the coding sequence ATGGTCAAGGCTTATATCCACGATAACGATAGTTCCGTTGATTTCAGAGAAGACCACGACACTGGCAAGCCAGTGTCATTGGAAAAACTAGAACAAATCGGACTCATATACAGGAAATTCGATacccaagaagaagtagaCCAGTTCGCTCAGGATAGAGACTACAAGAACAGAGATATCGTTAACATTACCGTCAACAGTTTCCCCGATGAGGAAACGATGATTAGCAAGTTGAACGTTTTCTACGCAGAGCATTTGCAcgaggatgaagaaatccGCTACTGTCTCGACGGAGAAGGGTTTTTCGACGTCAGGGATCCATTCACCGAGGAATGGATCCGTTGTAGAGTGCAAAAGGGCGATTTACTCGTGTTACCGGCCGGTATATACCATCGGTTCACTTTGACTTCGGACAATTACATCAAGGCATTGAGattgttcaaagaagaaccaaaatgGCTGGCTTATAACAGACCCGACGCAGACGATAACCGTTACCGTCAAGAATATTTGACCCAAGTGGGGCTATGA